In Paenibacillus ihbetae, the following are encoded in one genomic region:
- a CDS encoding glycoside hydrolase family 43 protein, with the protein MTIHAIGYANPVLPGFYPDPSIVRAGDDFYMVCSSFEYFPAVPIFRSRNLADWEQIGHVLDRDSQLDLRARRSSDGIYAPTLRYYNGTFYMITTDVYGIGNFYVTTQDPAGPWSDPILVPYGGIDPSLFFDDDGKVYVTAQQGADYDSHAIQYEIDIATGKALSEPVVIWRGDGGPWTEGPHLYKINGMYYIMSASGGTAKDHREIIGRSASPYGPFELYPHPILTHRGIEHPIQYLGHADLVEDMNGDWWAVFLGVRLVDSGYSVLGRETFLAPVTWNDEGWPMIDNNEGTVNLDMRVKWLPGTPERIKSGPMALFEGKDDFDEPKLLHGWTFLRNPAEGSWSLTEREGWLTLRGQSAGLNDVGQVAFVGRRQQHVRAEWRTLLEFGTIRDGEEAGICARRDEDAHYEIFLKQEDGRKMIGARLTVRGESKLAAEAPVHADSVYLKISSDVTGYSLSYSLDGLEWVRLGQGAAKSLSPEDFVNKMCFTGVLIGLYASGNGKPASGPASFDWFETRIGKEEEI; encoded by the coding sequence ATGACGATACATGCAATCGGTTATGCGAACCCGGTTCTTCCGGGGTTTTATCCAGACCCGAGCATTGTCCGGGCAGGGGATGACTTTTATATGGTTTGCAGTTCATTTGAATACTTCCCGGCCGTGCCGATTTTCCGCAGTCGTAATTTAGCAGATTGGGAACAAATCGGGCATGTGCTGGACCGGGACAGCCAGCTGGATCTGAGGGCTAGGCGCAGTTCGGACGGAATCTATGCACCGACGCTAAGGTACTATAACGGAACGTTCTATATGATTACGACGGATGTTTATGGAATTGGGAACTTTTACGTAACCACTCAGGATCCGGCCGGCCCATGGTCCGATCCGATCCTGGTCCCGTATGGCGGGATCGATCCCTCTTTGTTCTTCGACGATGACGGCAAGGTTTATGTGACCGCCCAGCAGGGAGCTGATTACGACTCCCATGCCATCCAGTACGAAATCGACATTGCCACCGGGAAAGCGCTGTCCGAGCCGGTAGTCATCTGGAGGGGGGACGGTGGTCCCTGGACGGAAGGGCCCCACTTGTACAAAATAAACGGCATGTATTACATCATGTCCGCTTCCGGCGGCACGGCGAAGGATCACCGGGAAATTATCGGGCGGAGCGCGAGTCCCTATGGGCCGTTCGAGCTGTATCCGCATCCGATTCTGACACACCGGGGGATCGAGCACCCCATTCAGTATTTAGGCCATGCGGACCTCGTGGAGGATATGAACGGTGATTGGTGGGCTGTATTTCTTGGCGTTCGACTTGTTGATTCGGGATACAGCGTACTCGGCAGGGAGACATTTCTTGCTCCCGTAACCTGGAATGACGAGGGATGGCCGATGATCGACAACAATGAAGGCACCGTAAATCTCGATATGCGCGTAAAATGGTTACCTGGGACGCCAGAGAGGATAAAGTCCGGGCCGATGGCCCTGTTCGAAGGCAAGGATGATTTTGATGAGCCCAAGCTCCTGCATGGCTGGACCTTTCTTCGGAACCCGGCGGAAGGAAGCTGGTCGTTAACCGAGCGAGAAGGCTGGCTTACCTTGCGCGGACAATCCGCCGGCTTAAATGACGTGGGCCAGGTTGCTTTTGTAGGCAGACGCCAACAACATGTCCGGGCGGAATGGAGAACTTTGCTTGAATTCGGTACGATCCGCGATGGCGAGGAAGCGGGGATATGCGCGAGAAGGGATGAAGACGCCCATTATGAAATTTTTCTAAAGCAGGAAGATGGGCGGAAGATGATCGGCGCCAGACTGACCGTAAGAGGCGAATCCAAATTAGCGGCGGAAGCACCGGTCCATGCCGACTCGGTATATTTAAAGATTAGCTCGGACGTAACCGGCTATTCGTTGTCCTATTCGCTCGACGGCCTTGAGTGGGTCCGGCTCGGCCAAGGAGCGGCCAAGTCGCTGTCACCGGAGGATTTTGTAAACAAAATGTGCTTTACGGGAGTGCTTATCGGCCTCTACGCAAGCGGTAACGGGAAACCCGCTTCGGGTCCGGCCAGCTTTGACTGGTTCGAGACCAGGATTGGTAAGGAGGAAGAGATATGA
- a CDS encoding endo-1,4-beta-xylanase, with product MNVSVPAESALKDIFAEDFHIGAAVSSKTIKSQESLLTHHFNSITAENEMKFASVHPEEELYTFEEADQIVDFARKHGMAVRGHTLVWHNQTTDWLFRDKQNQLVSKAVLYERIRSHIQTVVGRYKGDIYAWDVVNEVIADDGEQLLRTSSWTEIAGDEFIAKAFEYAHAADPNALLFYNDYNESHPSKRDKIYTLVKSLLDRGVPIHGIGLQAHWNLFNPSLDDIRAAIEKYASLGLQLQLTELDVSVFRFEDKRADLTEPEPGMLEQQAEFYEAVFKLLKEYSDVISAVTFWGAADDHTWLSDFPVRGRKNWPLLFDERHRPKPAYYRVAALANHLRR from the coding sequence ATGAATGTATCGGTACCGGCCGAGTCCGCACTTAAAGACATATTCGCGGAAGACTTCCATATAGGTGCAGCGGTCAGCAGCAAGACGATCAAGTCGCAGGAGAGTCTGCTTACGCATCACTTTAACAGCATTACGGCGGAAAACGAAATGAAGTTCGCCAGCGTCCATCCAGAGGAAGAGCTTTACACCTTTGAGGAGGCGGATCAAATCGTGGACTTCGCACGCAAACACGGGATGGCTGTCCGCGGACATACGCTGGTATGGCATAACCAGACCACCGATTGGTTGTTCCGCGACAAGCAGAATCAGCTCGTGAGCAAAGCCGTACTTTATGAAAGAATCCGTTCGCATATCCAAACGGTCGTAGGCAGATATAAGGGCGATATTTACGCTTGGGACGTTGTGAACGAGGTCATTGCCGATGACGGCGAGCAGCTGCTGCGTACCTCCAGCTGGACGGAAATCGCCGGGGACGAATTCATCGCCAAAGCGTTTGAATACGCGCATGCTGCCGATCCGAATGCGCTGTTGTTCTATAACGACTACAACGAGTCCCATCCAAGCAAACGGGATAAAATTTATACCTTGGTCAAGTCTCTTCTGGACCGGGGAGTTCCTATTCACGGCATTGGCCTGCAGGCACACTGGAATCTGTTCAACCCGTCCTTGGATGACATCCGGGCAGCCATCGAAAAATATGCTTCACTAGGATTGCAGCTTCAGCTCACGGAACTGGATGTGTCAGTATTCCGTTTCGAAGATAAGCGGGCCGATCTGACCGAGCCTGAACCGGGGATGCTGGAACAGCAGGCTGAATTCTACGAAGCCGTGTTCAAGCTGCTTAAGGAATACAGCGATGTAATTAGCGCCGTGACGTTCTGGGGAGCTGCGGACGACCACACCTGGCTCAGCGATTTTCCGGTACGTGGACGCAAAAACTGGCCGCTGCTGTTCGATGAGCGGCACAGGCCGAAGCCGGCTTATTATCGCGTAGCTGCTCTTGCTAATCATCTTCGGCGTTGA